The Vigna radiata var. radiata cultivar VC1973A chromosome 6, Vradiata_ver6, whole genome shotgun sequence DNA segment ACTGTTGGCTCTAGTGTATGCAGGGCACAATCCGTACTAGGAGCACACGATCTTCCCAACCTCTCCTCTTAGATCTTGAAGTTGAGAAGATTGCCCGAAGAAACaacagtagaagaagaagagagaatcgGGCATCTAGAGAAACTTCTCCTGCTCTTGAGACTCCTAAGTAATTCACTGTGCCTGCAACTGAGCAGAAAGTAGAACAAATGGATGAAAATAGGAATGGTGTTGGTGATGGACAAGATAGACGCACTCTGGAGGATTTCAATACCTTTTCAGGGTCGTTTCATTTCAATAGTATCGCTCGGCCACAAATCAATGCACCAAACATGGAGGTGAAGCCTGCTCTCATTCATCTGGTGCAGAGCAAGGAATTTCATGGCCTGGCACATGAAGATCCATTCAAACACATCACCTGTTTCTTGGAGATATGCAATACGGTGAAGCTCCAAGATGTTCCTGATGACTTCATAAGGCTCAGTCTATTCCCATTCTCTCTCGAAGGCAACGCCAAGGAGTGGCTCACTTCATTTCCTGAAAATAGCCTCACTTCATGGGATGATGTGGTGGCAAAGTTTTGCAACAAATACTTCCCTCAATCCAAAGTAATAAAAGGGAAGCAAGAGATTTCATCTTTCCAGCAGGGTTTTAGTGAGACACTTAGTCAagcttgggaaagattcaaagggcTACTAAGGAAAACACCCACTCATGGGTTCGATGAGCCCACAGTCTTGAACGTGTTCTTGACACGACTGGGTTCCCAAACtaagttgatgttggatgcctcatcTGGAGGAAACATCCGTTGGAAGACCCTAGAGGAAGCCCGTGAGCTCATTGAAAACATGGCTGCTAATGATAATGAATCACAGAATGAGAGGGGGCAACAAAGAGGTGTCCTACAACTCCAATCTCATGATGCCATCACTGCCCAAAATAAACTCATGACCCAACAGCTTGAAATCCTCATGAATAAAGTCTCACAGTTGCAAGAGCACCAAAATGTGTCACATGCCCAACATCAAGGATGTGCATTGTGTGGTGGAGAGCATATAAGTGGCCAATGTGTGAAGCAAGGCATTACCCAAGAAGATGTAAACTACATGGGTAATCAAAACCGGCCAAAcaattacaaccaaggttggaGACCCCACCCTAGCATGAGCCAAGGGCAAGCTGGGCCATCAAACAGACCACCACATCAACAATACCAACCTCACTTTGCTTGTGCTGAAAGATCCTCTAAGTTGGAAGACACTCTCCAACAGTTTATGCAAGTCTCCATTTCTAATCACAAAAGCACTGAAGCTTCTATAAGAAACTTAGAGATCCAAATGGGCCAACTGGCCAAGAAGTTGGAAGAGAAATCTGACAAGGGTTTTGGAGCCAATACAGAAGCTAACCTAAAGGAAGAGTGTAAAGTTATCACCACTAGAAGTGGTAAGGTGTTAGTTGAAAAAGTGAGGGAggacaaagaagagaaaaatgaggaagTGGAGAGAGAGAgtggagagaaaagagaagatgaaAGTGGAGAGAAAAACAATGAGGAAGAGGACGAGGAGAGAAAAGTGGAGgacaaaagtgagaaaaatgagtgtgtaagagaagagaaaaaaagagaggaagttgagggaaagaagaaggaacCTAAGAAACCACTCCCATACCCAAAAGTTTTCTCaagaaatgagaaagagaagcaATTCATGCGCTTCATGGatgtcttcaagaaattggagattactaTGCCCTTGACCAAAGCATTGCAACAAATTCCCTCTTATGCTAAACACATGAAATAGTGCCTTAGCAAATAGAAGAAGTACTTAGAGGAAGGAACAATTGAAGTTCAAGGGAATTGCAGTGCTATTATGCAGAAGACTCTACCCCCAAAATTCAAAGATCCGAAGAGTTTCACCATCCCTTGCACTATTGGGAATTATGAGATAGGGAAAGCACTTGTTGACTTAGGG contains these protein-coding regions:
- the LOC106763531 gene encoding uncharacterized protein LOC106763531, giving the protein MDENRNGVGDGQDRRTLEDFNTFSGSFHFNSIARPQINAPNMEVKPALIHLVQSKEFHGLAHEDPFKHITCFLEICNTVKLQDVPDDFIRLSLFPFSLEGNAKEWLTSFPENSLTSWDDVVAKFCNKYFPQSKVIKGKQEISSFQQGFSETLSQAWERFKGLLRKTPTHGFDEPTVLNVFLTRLGSQTKLMLDASSGGNIRWKTLEEARELIENMAANDNESQNERGQQRGVLQLQSHDAITAQNKLMTQQLEILMNKVSQLQEHQNVSHAQHQGCALCGGEHISGQCVKQGITQEDVNYMGNQNRPNNYNQGWRPHPSMSQGQAGPSNRPPHQQYQPHFACAERSSKLEDTLQQFMQVSISNHKSTEASIRNLEIQMGQLAKKLEEKSDKGFGANTEANLKEECKVITTRSGKVLVEKVREDKEEKNEEVERESGEKREDESGEKNNEEEDEERKVEDKSEKNECKTLPPKFKDPKSFTIPCTIGNYEIGKALVDLGASINLMPLSMLQKICGLEVKSTRMILQMADKSIRHPYGVVEDVVVEIDKLQFPVDFVVMEMGNDVETPLILGRPFIKTAKVVIHVDKGTVQLRNQDDEVTFNVFDAGQQIQEKQTSPKVKNEVLSVTSLIGQVAQVVNKRVNCFSPKVEDEDGDKEEKLVHQHSIVESDETKPGKPVKLKNRLWVIKALKANGLLEIEAPYSRRVKLGGGAAADGDTDEEAEEEGDDDSKESEDSIS